The genomic interval agaggaggaacacagcatcagtcagcagggagagcatcttgaaggactggaggaggttgatgtcaccaagatgccagtgactggtgtccctgtgaagagtgaaggtgatgaggtcaaaggtgagcgtgaggagaagagagaggcggagcctccaagcagcagctcaacacaacacatgacaacagaagctgatggagaccactgtggaggatcacaagcagacaagctcttagctccactatcagatagtgaggacacaacgtcacactctcctgacactgatgatgaacactctaaagatgataagacatgtcacactgacaacactcacttcacatgttctttctgtgacaaaacttttaaataccattgtcgtctgaaagtacacatgagtgtacacactggagaaaaaactttttcctgctcagaatgcggtaaaagttttgtaaaaaatcTAAGTttaaaagcacacatgagaatacacgctggagaaaaacctttttcatgttcaatctgcggtaaagattttactcaaaagcaCAATttcaaagtacacatgagaacacacactggagaaaaacctttttcatgttcaatctgcggtaaagattttactcaaaagcaCAATTTCAATGcacacatgaaaatacacactggagaaaaacctttttcatgttcaatctgcggtaaagattttactcgaagggaaaatttcaaaacacacatgagaatacacactggggaaaaaccttttacctgctcagaatgtggtaaaagttttgtaaaaaatgaaagtttaaaagtacacacaagaacacacactggtgaaaaaccttttatatgTTCAGTGTGTGGTAAAAGTTATATAGAAAAACCGCAATTAAAATTACACATGAGAAAGCActctggtgaaaaaccatactcctgttcaagctgcaacaaaagctttcgTCACCGACAATCTTTTACagcacacatgagaagacacacggGAGAggaagtgttgagttgcagtgtgtgtgctgaaagattgtcttctaagtaccagtgtaagaaacacaagtgtgctggtgggaacagcagcagcaaatgaagatgcaggatttgaaataaactgtcaagactttgactttctaacaacatcagcacatataacatgtgtgacatcattgtcgtgtgtgtaacacaatcttgttaatatgattctaacatttatagattagacacttccgattagtgcttttatttcagtcaagtacatgagttaatatacacatttgtggactttaaaatgaacagatcaatttgactgaaaagatgagaataaacagtacataaaatatgttacataaagtaaacattttgtgtagatattcataattcacttttatacttataatagtgttttatatgttttttgaaataatgaagtgttgcatattttattttctaattgtagatgattccatagatgaactcctttatatgatgtacatatttgttttacatgtgttcatacctttgcttttgagtacacataaatccctcttagttcatatgtactggttcacatctgaaacatcttctggaccacttctggaagcatattattatttactttatacatcatttgaacagttgtcatttattcaatttaaaatgtgtaattttatgaatcatttgttgggtctctataatccattctattaattgtctttattactctcgtgtgtaatatgaatattgttgtgtgattgttttatatgtatgtccccagacctttatgcaataaacaatgtatgcttcaactaaagttgggtacaataaatgtagttaatatttgtattttattctatttattatcgcagtcaattttttaaaatgttttctttatatgACTTCCATGTATTTTCCAGCTTACTTCattatctacaccaggggtcaccaacctttttgaaaccaagagctacttcttgggtactgattaatgcgaagggctaccagtttgatacacacttaaatacattgccagaaatagcctatttgctcaatttacccttaactctatgttattattaataattaatgatatttacacttaattgaacggtttaaaagaggagaaaacacgaaaaaaatgacaattacattttgaaacatagtttatcttcaatttcgactttttaaaattcaaccgaaaaaaagaaaaacttgaaaaaagaatttatggaacatcattagtaatttttcctgattaagattaattttagaattttgatgacatgttttaaatatgttaaaatccaatctacactttgttagaatatataactaattggaccaagctatatttctaacaaagacaaatcattatttcttctagattttccagaacaaaaattttaaaagaaattcaaaatactttaaaataagatttaaatttgattctacagattttctagatttgccagaataatttttttgaattttaatcataataagtttcacaaatattcttcgttgaaaaaacagaagctaaaatgaagaattaaattaaaatgtatttattattctttacaataaaacaaatacatttacttgaacattgatt from Entelurus aequoreus isolate RoL-2023_Sb linkage group LG14, RoL_Eaeq_v1.1, whole genome shotgun sequence carries:
- the LOC133665346 gene encoding zinc finger protein 260-like isoform X2 yields the protein MASDGEDVIAVFLIYIHQLIGHQEECLPHLQGDSFTLEYPQPSHFKGEEEDPHMKEEEEGECVVGQEEDDVSKFPLTVVSVKTEEHEDKPPESSQLHHSPIVCEEHLHPEQQRWSFRMRTEEPQPSHIKKEKKYPPSPHFKKEEEHQLISHFKEEAVDPLSPHIKDEEEEHSISQQGEHLEGLEEVDVTKMPVTGVPVKSEGDEVKGEREEKREAEPPSSSSTQHMTTEADGDHCGGSQADKLLAPLSDSEDTTSHSPDTDDEHSKDDKTCHTDNTHFTCSFCDKTFKYHCRLKVHMSVHTGEKTFSCSECGKSFVKNLSLKAHMRIHAGEKPFSCSICGKDFTQKHNFKVHMRTHTGEKPFSCSICGKDFTQKHNFNAHMKIHTGEKPFSCSICGKDFTRRENFKTHMRIHTGEKPFTCSECGKSFVKNESLKVHTRTHTGEKPFICSVCGKSYIEKPQLKLHMRKHSGEKPYSCSSCNKSFRHRQSFTAHMRRHTGEEVLSCSVCAERLSSKYQCKKHKCAGGNSSSK
- the LOC133665346 gene encoding zinc finger protein 260-like isoform X3 — protein: MASDDIHQLIGHQEECLPHLQGDSFTLEYPQPSHFKGEEEDPHMKEEEEGECVVGQEEDDVSKFPLTVVSVKTEEHEDKPPESSQLHHSPIVCEEHLHPEQQRWSFRMRTEEPQPSHIKKEKKYPPSPHFKKEEEHQLISHFKEEAVDPLSPHIKDEEEEHSISQQGEHLEGLEEVDVTKMPVTGVPVKSEGDEVKGEREEKREAEPPSSSSTQHMTTEADGDHCGGSQADKLLAPLSDSEDTTSHSPDTDDEHSKDDKTCHTDNTHFTCSFCDKTFKYHCRLKVHMSVHTGEKTFSCSECGKSFVKNLSLKAHMRIHAGEKPFSCSICGKDFTQKHNFKVHMRTHTGEKPFSCSICGKDFTQKHNFNAHMKIHTGEKPFSCSICGKDFTRRENFKTHMRIHTGEKPFTCSECGKSFVKNESLKVHTRTHTGEKPFICSVCGKSYIEKPQLKLHMRKHSGEKPYSCSSCNKSFRHRQSFTAHMRRHTGEEVLSCSVCAERLSSKYQCKKHKCAGGNSSSK
- the LOC133665346 gene encoding zinc finger protein 260-like isoform X1 translates to MCEITIAEYEDELCPTKEEKERQHQVVLHTTDIHQLIGHQEECLPHLQGDSFTLEYPQPSHFKGEEEDPHMKEEEEGECVVGQEEDDVSKFPLTVVSVKTEEHEDKPPESSQLHHSPIVCEEHLHPEQQRWSFRMRTEEPQPSHIKKEKKYPPSPHFKKEEEHQLISHFKEEAVDPLSPHIKDEEEEHSISQQGEHLEGLEEVDVTKMPVTGVPVKSEGDEVKGEREEKREAEPPSSSSTQHMTTEADGDHCGGSQADKLLAPLSDSEDTTSHSPDTDDEHSKDDKTCHTDNTHFTCSFCDKTFKYHCRLKVHMSVHTGEKTFSCSECGKSFVKNLSLKAHMRIHAGEKPFSCSICGKDFTQKHNFKVHMRTHTGEKPFSCSICGKDFTQKHNFNAHMKIHTGEKPFSCSICGKDFTRRENFKTHMRIHTGEKPFTCSECGKSFVKNESLKVHTRTHTGEKPFICSVCGKSYIEKPQLKLHMRKHSGEKPYSCSSCNKSFRHRQSFTAHMRRHTGEEVLSCSVCAERLSSKYQCKKHKCAGGNSSSK
- the LOC133665346 gene encoding zinc finger protein OZF-like isoform X4, which codes for MCEITIAEYEDELCPTKEEKERQHQVVLHTTVVCEEHLHPEQQRWSFRMRTEEPQPSHIKKEKKYPPSPHFKKEEEHQLISHFKEEAVDPLSPHIKDEEEEHSISQQGEHLEGLEEVDVTKMPVTGVPVKSEGDEVKGEREEKREAEPPSSSSTQHMTTEADGDHCGGSQADKLLAPLSDSEDTTSHSPDTDDEHSKDDKTCHTDNTHFTCSFCDKTFKYHCRLKVHMSVHTGEKTFSCSECGKSFVKNLSLKAHMRIHAGEKPFSCSICGKDFTQKHNFKVHMRTHTGEKPFSCSICGKDFTQKHNFNAHMKIHTGEKPFSCSICGKDFTRRENFKTHMRIHTGEKPFTCSECGKSFVKNESLKVHTRTHTGEKPFICSVCGKSYIEKPQLKLHMRKHSGEKPYSCSSCNKSFRHRQSFTAHMRRHTGEEVLSCSVCAERLSSKYQCKKHKCAGGNSSSK